One genomic window of Terriglobales bacterium includes the following:
- a CDS encoding GNAT family N-acetyltransferase, protein MAAVEGMTVIVDTSSLNTSDERVRKVPQYEVRILTDRDAAELWHIRLEALQREPHAFSESAAEHQARSIEDVAVRIPATAESFGLGAFCEGRLVGILRFERAQREKNRHRASLHSVYVTPEYRGRGIARELLAEVLRLARAQQGLEQIELAVGTEQLAAKRLYESFGFSCYGREQHALKMGDQYVDYDLLILRL, encoded by the coding sequence TTGGCTGCGGTCGAAGGGATGACAGTGATTGTGGATACCAGCTCATTGAATACCAGCGACGAGAGAGTGAGGAAGGTGCCGCAATACGAAGTGCGCATTCTCACTGATCGCGATGCCGCAGAGCTATGGCACATCCGCCTCGAGGCCTTACAACGCGAGCCTCACGCCTTCTCCGAATCAGCAGCCGAGCATCAGGCGCGGAGTATCGAAGACGTTGCCGTGCGAATTCCCGCAACGGCTGAGAGTTTCGGCTTAGGCGCATTCTGCGAGGGTCGCCTTGTTGGCATCCTTCGCTTCGAACGAGCACAGCGGGAGAAGAACCGCCATCGCGCCAGCCTTCACTCGGTATATGTCACTCCGGAGTACCGCGGACGCGGAATTGCGCGGGAACTCCTGGCCGAAGTCTTGCGCCTTGCGCGCGCACAGCAGGGACTGGAGCAGATCGAGCTCGCAGTTGGCACGGAGCAGTTGGCAGCGAAAAGGCTGTATGAGTCGTTTGGATTCAGCTGCTACGGGCGAGAACAGCACGCTCTCAAAATGGGAGATCAATACGTCGACTACGACCTGCTAATTCTGCGACTGTAA
- a CDS encoding efflux transporter outer membrane subunit, translating to MRFGKWNLAICLLSSVGLGGCAVGPKYRKADVPTPPSWSAQEPWRAAEPKDGIPKGAWWTLYQDPVLTQLEQNALNANQSIQLAVTRAQQARDLARVQVAGFFPSLSAGASAERQRLSANRPAVGATAPTAAITENIFQIPFQLNYEADIFGRIRHNVEAANAQYQATAADLENVRLLITSDLASDYFSLRELDAEIADVQEAISYDEKGLKLVQNRHAGGIASGLDVAQQETVLDAARAQLHLLQQQRATFEHAIATLVGSPAPTFHVAPAPLTTSIPAIPMGVPSDVLERRPDIAEAERQMAAQNALIGVAKSAFYPSVFLSGGAGLQTADITKLFVAPSSFWSLGVSAAETVFSGGRLHAQLDYAKAGYQGSVATYRNTVLTAFQQVEDGLSGLTTLADAAAAQQRAVEDSQRYLSIANDRYVGGLVTYLDVITAEQTLLSNQRLATQLLGQRLVTSVFLVKALGGGWDRKDIEALQVRPEKKNIVQQ from the coding sequence TTGCGTTTTGGTAAATGGAATCTCGCTATTTGTCTTTTGTCCTCGGTTGGCTTGGGCGGATGCGCCGTCGGACCGAAGTATCGGAAGGCCGATGTCCCCACGCCGCCCAGTTGGTCTGCCCAAGAACCGTGGCGTGCCGCTGAACCGAAGGACGGTATTCCCAAAGGCGCCTGGTGGACTCTCTATCAGGATCCCGTTCTCACCCAGCTTGAACAGAACGCGCTGAACGCGAACCAGTCGATTCAATTGGCAGTGACTCGTGCTCAGCAGGCGCGCGATCTGGCGCGTGTGCAGGTGGCCGGCTTCTTTCCGTCGCTATCTGCCGGAGCGAGCGCTGAGCGGCAACGCCTCTCTGCGAATCGCCCTGCAGTAGGAGCGACTGCGCCCACGGCGGCGATTACCGAAAACATTTTTCAGATCCCGTTCCAGCTCAATTACGAAGCCGATATCTTCGGACGTATCCGACACAACGTCGAAGCCGCGAATGCGCAATACCAGGCCACGGCTGCCGATCTGGAAAACGTTCGCCTGCTGATTACTTCCGACCTCGCCTCCGACTACTTCAGCCTGCGCGAACTCGATGCCGAGATCGCAGACGTCCAGGAAGCGATCTCGTACGACGAGAAAGGATTGAAGCTGGTGCAGAACCGTCACGCCGGAGGCATCGCTTCCGGTCTCGATGTCGCGCAGCAGGAGACTGTGCTCGACGCGGCACGCGCGCAGCTTCATTTGCTGCAACAGCAGCGAGCTACGTTTGAGCATGCGATCGCTACGCTGGTTGGCTCGCCGGCTCCCACGTTTCATGTGGCGCCCGCGCCGCTGACGACGAGTATCCCCGCGATTCCCATGGGAGTACCGAGCGACGTGCTCGAACGTCGTCCTGACATCGCTGAAGCGGAGCGGCAGATGGCCGCACAGAACGCCCTGATCGGGGTTGCAAAGAGCGCATTCTATCCCTCAGTGTTTTTGTCCGGCGGCGCCGGATTGCAGACCGCCGATATTACGAAGCTGTTCGTGGCTCCAAGCTCCTTTTGGTCGCTGGGAGTCTCCGCTGCCGAAACGGTCTTCAGCGGCGGCCGGCTTCACGCTCAACTCGATTACGCCAAGGCGGGATATCAGGGTTCTGTCGCAACGTATCGCAACACCGTGCTGACGGCCTTCCAGCAGGTAGAAGATGGACTCTCGGGTCTCACAACTCTGGCCGACGCTGCCGCAGCCCAGCAGAGAGCTGTCGAGGACTCGCAGCGTTATCTCAGCATCGCCAATGATCGCTACGTCGGCGGACTGGTGACGTACCTCGACGTAATCACAGCCGAGCAAACTCTGCTGAGTAATCAACGGCTCGCAACACAGTTGCTTGGCCAGCGGCTGGTCACGTCAGTGTTCCTGGTCAAAGCACTTGGCGGCGGTTGGGACCGCAAGGACATCGAAGCTCTGCAAGTCCGTCCGGAGAAGAAGAACATCGTGCAGCAGTAA
- a CDS encoding ABC transporter permease: MAQTATIPAISAIERINPLLPIVSLWRREIVRFYRQKSRVIGVLLSPLLFWLVIGSGFGSSFRSGPGEQHYLQYFFPGALLMIVLFTSIFTMMSVIEDRDRGFLSSVLVAPVSRTAIVLGKVLGGTTLSAVQGLVFLVFAPAVGVHFTIGDFLVVVVSVFLMAFALTALGFALAWRMESAQAFHAIVNLFLIPLWLLSGALFPASGASGWIRWVMRMNPLTYGLDALRTALFPATAVMNLFSVSTSLAILAIFTAAIFGAAFMMVNRRTTQPAA; the protein is encoded by the coding sequence ATGGCGCAAACGGCAACCATTCCAGCAATTAGCGCGATCGAGCGCATCAATCCTCTACTGCCAATCGTCTCGCTGTGGCGGCGGGAGATTGTTCGGTTCTACCGACAGAAGAGCCGCGTGATCGGCGTGCTTCTCTCGCCTCTCCTTTTTTGGCTTGTGATCGGCTCAGGCTTCGGCAGTTCGTTCCGATCCGGACCGGGCGAGCAGCACTATCTGCAGTATTTCTTCCCCGGCGCACTGCTGATGATCGTTCTGTTTACGTCGATCTTCACGATGATGTCGGTGATTGAAGATCGCGATCGCGGATTTCTTTCTTCGGTTCTGGTGGCGCCTGTCTCGCGAACGGCGATCGTGCTGGGCAAGGTTCTTGGCGGCACAACGCTTTCAGCGGTTCAAGGACTCGTGTTCTTAGTCTTTGCGCCGGCCGTTGGCGTTCACTTCACGATAGGCGATTTTCTCGTCGTCGTAGTGTCTGTGTTCCTGATGGCTTTCGCGCTTACTGCCTTGGGATTTGCGCTCGCGTGGCGCATGGAATCGGCGCAGGCGTTTCACGCGATCGTGAACTTGTTCCTGATTCCACTGTGGCTGCTCTCCGGTGCGCTCTTCCCTGCCAGTGGTGCCTCGGGGTGGATTCGCTGGGTGATGCGCATGAATCCGCTAACTTACGGTTTGGACGCGCTGCGCACCGCGCTCTTCCCGGCTACGGCTGTGATGAATTTGTTTTCAGTGAGCACGTCGTTGGCGATCCTGGCGATCTTCACGGCGGCAATCTTCGGGGCAGCGTTCATGATGGTGAATCGACGGACTACGCAGCCTGCGGCTTAG
- the zwf gene encoding glucose-6-phosphate dehydrogenase produces MATIVEVRPTTPFPAPSLPKAEPCILVIFGATGDLTRRKLIPALYDLACVGCMSPHFDILGIGRKPVSDEQFRQDLEEAASHSKDARNFSKDGWKDFARRISYFRADSDDPNSYAKVAQHLAEMQSRGGSPNLLFYLATPSSLFAEIIEGLGQAKLNHNEHGWTRIIVEKPFGSDLKSAEELNRIVTSVFPEESVYRIDHYLGKETVQNILVFRFGNLLFEPIWNRNYIDYVEIIGAETLGVEQRASFYEETGALRDMVANHMLQLLSLTAMEPPLAFDATSVRSKKVEVLNAIRPMKIEEVAERTARGQYGPGQIDGTPVPGYRQEPGIAANSRTETYAAVQFSINNWRWAGVPFFVRTGKRLTRNLTEIAVHFKRTPQALFAHESDQEVHRNIVAFRIQPNEGITVDFAAKRPGTEMHTANVQLNFRYREAFGTKTPVAYETLLLDAMRGDATLFTRRDEVEAEWKLITPIEEAWAQLPAPKFPNYTAGSAGPDKADELPGKHGWYWRTLDPLA; encoded by the coding sequence ATGGCAACCATCGTCGAAGTTCGGCCCACCACTCCATTCCCAGCGCCTTCGCTGCCCAAAGCCGAACCGTGCATTCTGGTCATCTTTGGCGCGACCGGCGACCTTACACGCAGGAAGTTGATTCCCGCCCTCTACGACCTCGCTTGCGTAGGTTGTATGTCGCCTCATTTCGACATATTAGGTATTGGACGGAAGCCGGTCAGTGACGAGCAGTTCCGCCAGGATCTTGAAGAAGCTGCGTCGCATTCCAAGGACGCCCGTAATTTCAGCAAAGATGGATGGAAGGACTTCGCACGCCGCATCTCTTACTTCCGCGCCGACTCCGACGATCCCAATTCGTATGCGAAAGTCGCCCAGCATCTTGCAGAGATGCAGTCTCGCGGCGGAAGCCCGAACCTGCTGTTTTATCTCGCGACTCCATCGTCTCTATTCGCTGAGATCATTGAAGGCCTCGGCCAGGCGAAGCTGAACCACAACGAGCATGGATGGACGCGCATCATCGTTGAGAAGCCATTCGGGAGCGATCTGAAATCTGCTGAGGAATTAAATCGCATTGTTACCTCGGTGTTTCCCGAGGAGAGCGTCTACCGCATCGATCACTATCTCGGGAAAGAGACCGTTCAGAACATTCTGGTGTTTCGTTTCGGGAATCTGCTCTTCGAGCCGATCTGGAACCGCAATTACATCGATTACGTCGAGATCATCGGCGCCGAGACGCTGGGGGTCGAGCAGCGAGCCTCCTTCTACGAAGAGACGGGCGCACTGCGCGACATGGTGGCAAATCACATGCTCCAGCTGCTGAGTCTCACGGCCATGGAGCCGCCACTAGCGTTCGACGCGACTTCCGTGCGCAGCAAGAAAGTTGAAGTGTTGAACGCGATTCGTCCGATGAAAATCGAAGAAGTGGCCGAGCGGACTGCGCGCGGACAGTACGGTCCTGGGCAGATCGACGGAACGCCAGTGCCCGGATATCGCCAGGAGCCCGGGATCGCCGCCAATAGCCGCACGGAAACGTACGCAGCCGTGCAGTTCTCGATCAATAACTGGCGATGGGCCGGTGTCCCGTTCTTTGTTCGCACGGGGAAGCGGCTGACACGCAATCTCACAGAAATCGCCGTGCATTTCAAGCGGACTCCGCAGGCGCTATTCGCACACGAGTCGGACCAGGAAGTTCATCGCAACATCGTGGCATTCCGAATTCAGCCGAACGAGGGAATTACCGTGGACTTTGCAGCGAAGCGTCCGGGAACTGAGATGCATACCGCGAACGTGCAGCTCAATTTCCGCTACCGCGAGGCGTTTGGAACCAAGACTCCCGTCGCCTACGAGACGTTATTGCTCGACGCGATGCGCGGCGATGCGACGCTGTTTACTCGTCGTGACGAAGTAGAAGCCGAATGGAAGCTGATTACTCCGATTGAGGAAGCCTGGGCGCAGCTTCCCGCTCCGAAGTTTCCGAATTATACGGCTGGCAGTGCAGGTCCCGACAAGGCCGACGAGCTGCCGGGAAAACACGGCTGGTACTGGCGAACGCTGGATCCGCTCGCCTGA
- a CDS encoding single-stranded DNA-binding protein produces MAKSVNKVILVGNLGKDPEVKYTPSGTAVAKFSLATNEGYKDKAGQWQERTEWHNIVAWQRLAEIVGEYVKKGSKVYIEGRLQTSSWDDKETGQKKYKTEIVANDLVLLSGRGEGDAEGGSRGYSRGASAGGGNFDQSHGHHEEPAHATGIQDEDIPF; encoded by the coding sequence ATGGCAAAGAGCGTAAATAAAGTCATTCTCGTCGGAAACCTCGGCAAAGATCCTGAAGTCAAGTACACCCCCAGCGGCACGGCTGTCGCCAAGTTCTCGCTCGCTACAAACGAAGGCTATAAAGACAAAGCTGGCCAGTGGCAGGAGCGCACCGAGTGGCACAACATCGTTGCCTGGCAGCGCCTGGCCGAGATCGTGGGCGAGTACGTGAAGAAAGGTTCCAAGGTTTACATCGAAGGCCGTCTGCAAACCAGTTCCTGGGATGACAAAGAAACTGGACAGAAAAAATATAAGACGGAGATTGTCGCCAACGATCTCGTCCTCCTCAGCGGACGAGGCGAAGGCGACGCCGAAGGTGGATCGCGCGGATACTCTCGCGGCGCATCCGCGGGCGGCGGCAACTTCGACCAGAGCCACGGGCATCATGAAGAACCGGCCCATGCGACCGGAATTCAGGACGAAGATATCCCGTTTTAG
- a CDS encoding DUF5666 domain-containing protein, with protein sequence MTPVRIAILLFATSVCALSSAAQQTGVTNSGAGRAIGTVTAINGNSVTLKTDSGTESTVTVPDTARIVKAEPGQKDLKNATPIHLQDVQVGDRALVRGKAGENNVLEASSMIVMKQSDVASRQQQEVQEWQRRGAGGIVHSVDPASGTITISTAPNQTLAIQTSANTLFLRYAADSVKFSDAKKSSINDIKPGDQLRARGNRSPDGQQLTADAVISGSFRNIAGTVNSIDASANTLNVNDLITKKSVVVKITPDTQLRKIPPEMAQRIAFFLRRSSGQGGAGGEQQGGAAGPGANSQAAARPGTFGAGGAGGGGGRPDFQQIIRRMPSAAISDLQKGDAVMIVTTSGAPGEPVTALTLLGGVEPILTAAPTQTSANLLSGWSMGGGGEGDNQQ encoded by the coding sequence GTGACTCCAGTTCGAATTGCCATTCTTCTGTTTGCCACAAGCGTTTGCGCTTTGTCGAGCGCCGCACAGCAAACAGGAGTGACAAATTCCGGTGCGGGAAGAGCTATCGGCACAGTGACGGCCATCAATGGCAATTCTGTCACTCTAAAGACCGATTCGGGAACCGAGAGCACTGTAACCGTGCCCGATACCGCTCGAATCGTGAAGGCCGAGCCCGGCCAGAAAGATTTGAAGAACGCCACTCCGATTCATCTGCAGGATGTACAGGTAGGCGACCGCGCTCTGGTTCGCGGCAAGGCCGGCGAGAACAATGTGCTCGAGGCTTCATCGATGATCGTGATGAAGCAGAGCGACGTCGCTTCCCGTCAGCAGCAGGAAGTACAGGAATGGCAGCGCCGGGGTGCCGGCGGGATCGTGCACTCTGTCGATCCAGCGTCGGGAACTATTACGATTTCGACCGCTCCTAACCAGACGCTCGCAATCCAAACGTCAGCCAACACACTCTTCTTGCGCTACGCTGCGGATTCTGTGAAGTTCTCCGACGCGAAGAAAAGCTCGATTAACGACATCAAGCCCGGCGATCAGCTTCGCGCGCGCGGCAACCGCAGCCCCGATGGACAGCAGCTTACGGCGGATGCCGTCATTTCGGGATCGTTCCGCAATATTGCGGGCACGGTGAACTCGATCGATGCCTCCGCGAACACTCTGAACGTCAACGACCTGATTACCAAGAAATCAGTGGTCGTGAAGATTACGCCCGACACTCAGCTACGGAAGATTCCTCCCGAAATGGCACAGCGCATTGCTTTCTTCCTGCGGCGTTCGTCCGGACAGGGTGGAGCAGGAGGCGAGCAGCAAGGCGGCGCAGCGGGTCCGGGAGCAAATTCGCAAGCTGCCGCGCGTCCTGGCACTTTCGGGGCCGGGGGAGCCGGAGGCGGTGGAGGCAGACCTGATTTTCAGCAGATCATCCGCAGAATGCCTTCGGCGGCGATCAGTGATTTGCAAAAGGGAGATGCCGTAATGATCGTCACTACGAGTGGCGCTCCCGGCGAACCGGTAACAGCTCTGACTCTGCTCGGAGGAGTCGAACCCATCCTTACCGCTGCACCCACTCAAACCAGCGCGAACTTGCTTTCCGGCTGGAGCATGGGTGGCGGCGGCGAAGGTGACAACCAGCAGTGA
- a CDS encoding lipid-binding SYLF domain-containing protein: MKSLFLSFLLVAFSCVAFGQSDKNAGSTTAGTKLEENHPAVADRLDEATSMLKDIMAAPDKGVPSEMLEHAKCIIVIPNEKKAAFGIGGNYGRGFATCRTANNAAAWSSPAPVFLGGGSWGAQIGGQSTDILMLVMNDKGAQQLLSSKFKVGVDASAAAGPIGRKAGADTNWKLNSEILTYSRSKGLFAGIDINGAEVKQDDRTTRDLYGKLVPFTQILSGQVRTPSPAREFLAEVHRDFAEARASK, translated from the coding sequence ATGAAGAGTCTATTCTTAAGTTTTCTGCTGGTTGCTTTTAGCTGTGTGGCTTTCGGCCAAAGCGACAAAAATGCTGGTTCCACGACTGCCGGCACCAAATTGGAAGAGAACCATCCGGCGGTAGCCGACCGTCTCGATGAAGCAACGTCCATGTTGAAGGACATTATGGCGGCGCCGGACAAAGGTGTACCGTCGGAGATGCTGGAGCACGCGAAATGCATCATTGTGATTCCGAATGAGAAGAAGGCAGCATTCGGAATTGGCGGCAACTATGGCCGTGGCTTCGCGACGTGCCGAACTGCCAATAACGCTGCTGCCTGGAGCTCGCCAGCGCCAGTATTCCTTGGTGGCGGAAGCTGGGGAGCACAGATCGGCGGGCAGTCAACCGACATACTTATGCTGGTCATGAACGATAAGGGCGCACAGCAGCTCCTTTCCAGCAAGTTCAAAGTGGGAGTGGACGCCAGCGCCGCTGCCGGTCCAATCGGCCGCAAAGCAGGCGCAGATACAAACTGGAAGCTCAACTCCGAGATTCTGACCTACTCGCGCTCGAAGGGCTTATTTGCCGGCATCGACATCAACGGCGCCGAAGTAAAGCAGGACGACCGTACGACTCGCGATCTCTACGGCAAGCTCGTGCCCTTCACTCAGATCCTGAGTGGACAGGTGCGTACGCCCTCTCCGGCTCGCGAATTCCTGGCCGAGGTTCACCGCGATTTCGCCGAGGCTCGCGCCAGCAAGTAA
- a CDS encoding DUF420 domain-containing protein, with translation MQIDYRIFPPIDATLNGITAVLLAIGHNFIKRGQVLKHRATMITAFVMSCLFLGCYLYYHAHVGSVRFRGHGWSRPVYFSILISHTILATVIVPLVIITLTLGLRSKFEKHRKIARWTYPIWMYVSITGVIIYLMLYKLFT, from the coding sequence ATGCAGATCGACTACCGCATCTTTCCACCAATCGACGCTACTCTGAACGGCATCACCGCCGTGCTGCTGGCCATCGGGCACAATTTCATTAAACGCGGGCAAGTTCTGAAGCACCGCGCGACGATGATTACGGCCTTCGTCATGTCTTGCTTGTTTCTCGGCTGCTATCTCTACTACCACGCCCACGTCGGCTCGGTCCGTTTTCGCGGCCACGGATGGTCGCGCCCGGTTTATTTCTCGATTCTGATTTCGCACACGATTCTCGCTACCGTCATCGTGCCGCTGGTCATCATTACGCTCACGCTCGGATTGCGCAGCAAGTTTGAGAAGCATCGCAAGATCGCCCGCTGGACTTACCCGATCTGGATGTATGTCTCTATCACCGGCGTGATCATCTACCTGATGCTCTACAAATTGTTCACCTGA
- a CDS encoding DUF4126 domain-containing protein: MNVYAMLATLGFLGRFHVVDLPPALHTIENPWIIAAAVAMFVLHFFADKVPAFDLVWNALHTFIRIPLAALVAYAATSQLSPSLQIASTALAAVISGVAHTGKFAARAAVTPSPEPFTNMALSAGEDAASIGLTWFATRHPYWSAAIAIVLVIAAVVLIRMFARAAMALFRRGLEFWKRSPGRTIAGELPPAA; the protein is encoded by the coding sequence CTGAACGTCTATGCCATGTTGGCAACGCTCGGATTTCTAGGCCGTTTTCACGTCGTCGACCTTCCACCGGCGCTCCACACGATCGAGAACCCGTGGATCATCGCCGCGGCGGTTGCGATGTTCGTCCTGCACTTTTTCGCCGACAAAGTTCCGGCTTTTGATCTGGTCTGGAATGCGCTACATACCTTCATACGCATACCTTTAGCGGCGCTGGTAGCCTACGCGGCAACATCTCAGCTCTCACCGTCGCTGCAGATCGCAAGCACCGCGTTGGCAGCGGTGATCTCTGGGGTGGCACATACCGGCAAGTTCGCAGCGCGCGCGGCCGTCACGCCATCGCCTGAGCCGTTCACGAACATGGCTCTGAGCGCCGGCGAGGACGCCGCATCGATCGGCCTCACCTGGTTTGCCACGCGACATCCCTATTGGTCGGCGGCGATTGCCATCGTTCTGGTCATAGCGGCAGTCGTGCTCATCCGCATGTTCGCCCGAGCGGCAATGGCTCTTTTCCGCCGTGGCCTGGAGTTCTGGAAGCGTTCGCCTGGTCGTACCATTGCGGGCGAGCTTCCTCCCGCTGCCTGA
- a CDS encoding ATP-binding cassette domain-containing protein, whose translation MSSRTHSAVLSHEEESPATRNAAIEVNELGHRYGDRVALDGISFDVRPAEIFGLLGPNGSGKTTLFRILSTLMVPSAGSALIAGFDPAKQPNQVRRRIGVVAQAQSVDVKLTARENLMHQGHLYGLSGARLKQRIAEMLERVALADRADDLVETFSGGMQRRVELAKGLMHSPAILLLDEPTTGLDPGARRDLWLYLDSLRAQEGVTVLVTTHLMEEAERCDRLAILSHGKVVALGTPAELKSEIGGDVIQFEADDPEALAERIHRRFGIICSVEENTVRLERAQGHRFAAEVMEVFASEIQSVNISRPTLEDVFVNRTGHRFWTENERIDNK comes from the coding sequence ATGAGCAGTCGTACCCACTCCGCTGTGCTCAGCCACGAAGAGGAATCGCCGGCTACCCGTAACGCCGCGATCGAGGTCAACGAGCTCGGGCACCGCTACGGCGATCGTGTAGCGCTTGATGGCATCTCGTTTGATGTTCGTCCGGCCGAAATTTTCGGACTGCTTGGTCCGAACGGCAGCGGAAAGACGACGCTGTTCCGGATTCTCAGCACGCTGATGGTTCCGAGCGCCGGCAGCGCACTGATCGCTGGCTTTGATCCGGCGAAGCAACCGAACCAGGTTCGCAGACGAATCGGCGTCGTCGCCCAAGCTCAGAGCGTTGATGTGAAGCTAACGGCGCGCGAGAACCTGATGCATCAGGGACATCTTTACGGACTCAGTGGGGCACGCCTCAAGCAGCGCATTGCCGAGATGCTGGAGCGCGTCGCTCTTGCCGATCGCGCTGACGATTTGGTCGAGACATTCTCTGGTGGCATGCAGCGCCGCGTTGAGTTGGCCAAAGGACTCATGCATAGTCCTGCCATCCTGCTGCTCGACGAGCCCACAACCGGACTCGATCCTGGAGCCCGTCGTGATCTGTGGCTGTATCTCGATTCGTTGCGAGCGCAGGAAGGTGTGACGGTCCTCGTGACAACGCACCTCATGGAAGAAGCCGAGCGCTGCGATCGCCTCGCGATTCTCAGCCACGGCAAAGTCGTCGCGCTGGGCACACCTGCGGAATTGAAGTCGGAGATCGGTGGCGATGTGATTCAGTTCGAAGCCGACGATCCCGAAGCACTGGCTGAACGCATTCATCGCCGCTTCGGAATTATCTGCTCGGTCGAGGAGAACACGGTTCGTCTGGAGCGCGCTCAAGGGCATCGTTTCGCCGCAGAAGTAATGGAAGTATTTGCCAGCGAGATTCAATCTGTGAACATAAGCAGGCCGACGCTGGAGGACGTGTTTGTGAATCGTACCGGTCACAGGTTCTGGACAGAAAACGAAAGGATTGACAATAAATAG
- the ribB gene encoding 3,4-dihydroxy-2-butanone-4-phosphate synthase, producing MSSHFTDVQTALAEIRAGRMIVVVDDEDRENEGDLTIAAEFATPEVINFMAKYGRGLICLALTEERLDYLRLGMMTPHNTSQYGTAFTESVDARDGVTTGISAYDRARTIKVAIDPASRPSDLVKPGHTFPLRARKGGVLVRAGQTEAAVDLARMAGLIPAGVICEIMKEDGTMARVPDLMEFCQQHNLKMLTVAELIRYRMQHERYIHRIGEGVLPTRYGEFRLVAYESEVDGGESHVALLYGDAGEGDQPVLVRVHSHCLVGDVFGTTLCDCHSILDRSMKMIAEAGRGAIIYLHQTAKGFNVRQVAEGAALSFAHESREIKSPEHQRRTQRQIGLGAQILSDLNLRRIRLLTNHPRRVPALEGFGIEIVEQVPISTATTAASQR from the coding sequence ATGAGTTCGCATTTCACAGACGTCCAAACCGCTCTGGCCGAGATTCGCGCCGGGCGCATGATCGTCGTCGTCGACGACGAGGACCGCGAGAACGAAGGCGATCTGACTATCGCTGCTGAGTTCGCAACTCCCGAAGTCATCAACTTCATGGCCAAGTACGGGCGAGGGCTCATTTGTCTCGCCCTGACCGAAGAACGTCTGGACTATCTGCGTCTCGGTATGATGACACCGCATAATACTTCCCAATACGGGACGGCGTTCACCGAAAGCGTCGATGCTCGCGACGGAGTCACGACTGGAATCTCGGCATACGATCGTGCGAGGACCATCAAAGTTGCTATCGATCCAGCGAGCCGCCCATCCGATCTAGTGAAGCCGGGACACACGTTTCCTCTGCGCGCGCGAAAAGGCGGCGTGCTTGTACGCGCGGGGCAAACTGAAGCCGCCGTCGATCTCGCGCGCATGGCTGGACTGATTCCCGCAGGCGTGATCTGCGAAATCATGAAGGAAGACGGCACGATGGCGCGCGTGCCTGATCTGATGGAGTTTTGCCAGCAGCACAACCTGAAGATGCTTACGGTAGCTGAGCTTATCCGCTACCGCATGCAGCACGAGCGCTACATCCATCGCATCGGCGAAGGCGTGCTGCCGACGCGCTATGGAGAGTTCCGTCTCGTTGCTTACGAATCTGAAGTCGATGGCGGTGAGTCGCACGTAGCTTTGCTGTACGGCGATGCCGGTGAAGGAGATCAGCCGGTGCTGGTGCGCGTTCATTCACATTGTCTGGTTGGCGATGTGTTTGGCACTACGCTGTGCGACTGCCATTCCATCCTTGATCGCTCGATGAAGATGATCGCCGAGGCAGGACGCGGCGCAATCATCTACCTGCATCAGACCGCTAAAGGATTTAATGTCCGCCAAGTGGCGGAAGGCGCGGCTCTCTCATTCGCGCACGAAAGCCGCGAGATTAAGAGTCCCGAGCATCAGCGGCGAACGCAGCGACAGATTGGTCTGGGGGCGCAGATTCTTTCTGACCTCAATCTGCGGCGAATCAGGCTTCTGACCAATCATCCTCGCAGAGTACCGGCGCTCGAAGGATTTGGGATCGAGATCGTTGAGCAGGTCCCGATCTCAACGGCAACGACTGCGGCTAGTCAGCGGTAA